A window from Methylococcus mesophilus encodes these proteins:
- a CDS encoding Lrp/AsnC family transcriptional regulator: protein MELDRFDLKILQALQDDGRISNQDLAERIGLSPSPCLRRVRALEEAGVIAGYRALLEPRALGLSLTALIYISMDQHTPERFSHFEAEIGRMPEILECLLITGQDADYQLKAVVRDMEAYQELLLCRITRIHGVTGVHSSFVLRRVLDKTALPLGAF, encoded by the coding sequence ATGGAACTCGATCGCTTCGACCTGAAAATCCTGCAGGCGCTGCAGGACGATGGGCGCATCAGCAACCAGGATCTGGCCGAGCGCATTGGCTTATCGCCTTCGCCCTGCCTGCGCCGAGTCCGCGCGCTGGAGGAGGCGGGCGTGATCGCCGGCTATCGCGCGCTGCTCGAGCCGAGGGCGCTCGGTTTGTCGTTGACGGCTCTGATTTACATCTCGATGGACCAGCATACGCCCGAGCGCTTCAGCCATTTCGAGGCCGAGATCGGGCGGATGCCTGAAATTCTCGAATGCCTGCTGATCACCGGCCAGGATGCCGACTACCAGTTGAAGGCCGTGGTGCGGGATATGGAGGCTTACCAGGAACTGCTGTTGTGCCGAATCACCCGGATACATGGCGTGACCGGCGTGCATTCGAGCTTCGTGCTGCGCCGGGTGCTGGATAAGACGGCCTTGCCCCTGGGCGCCTTCTGA
- a CDS encoding methyltransferase domain-containing protein, with product MYRWNPEDYARNSAGQEAWARDLLAGLKLRPDDAVLDIGCGDGRITAAIADRVPKGRVVGVDLSPDMIGHAQAHHHRPNLAFRQIDAQALPFDAEFTAVFSNAALHWIKDHRPALAGIARALKPGGRCLMEMGGHGSGAGVIAAFEGLAEEDEWRRHFTDFESSYGFHDAESYRRWLGEAGLHPVRVESIPRDMVHTGREAFAGWLRTAWHPYTSRVPADRRDRFIDAAAERYLAAYPPDASGRVHVAMVRLQVEAYR from the coding sequence ATGTATCGCTGGAACCCCGAAGACTACGCCCGCAACTCCGCCGGCCAGGAAGCCTGGGCGCGGGATCTGTTGGCCGGATTGAAGCTGCGGCCGGACGACGCGGTGCTCGACATCGGCTGCGGCGACGGGCGCATCACCGCCGCCATCGCCGACCGGGTGCCGAAAGGCCGGGTCGTCGGCGTGGATTTGTCACCCGACATGATCGGCCACGCCCAGGCGCACCATCACCGCCCCAATCTTGCATTCAGGCAGATTGACGCCCAGGCCCTGCCGTTCGATGCCGAATTCACTGCCGTCTTCTCCAACGCCGCCCTGCACTGGATCAAGGACCACCGGCCGGCTTTGGCCGGCATCGCCCGCGCCCTGAAGCCGGGCGGGCGCTGCCTGATGGAGATGGGCGGCCACGGCAGCGGGGCCGGGGTGATCGCCGCCTTCGAAGGCCTTGCGGAAGAAGACGAATGGCGCAGGCATTTCACGGACTTCGAATCCAGCTACGGTTTCCATGATGCGGAGAGCTATCGCCGCTGGCTCGGCGAAGCGGGCCTGCATCCGGTCAGGGTCGAATCGATCCCCAGGGACATGGTCCACACCGGCCGCGAGGCCTTCGCCGGCTGGCTGCGGACCGCCTGGCATCCGTATACTTCGCGGGTTCCGGCGGATCGCCGGGACCGCTTCATCGATGCCGCGGCCGAACGCTATCTGGCGGCGTACCCGCCGGATGCCTCGGGACGGGTGCACGTCGCCATGGTGCGACTGCAGGTGGAGGCGTACCGATAA
- a CDS encoding LysR family transcriptional regulator: MRFDLKDLELFVAATEAGSIAKAAERCHIVASAVSKRLSDLEAAYGTALLLRSSKGIAPTAAGLALLGRARAVLHQAGQLEHELRGYSNGLRGRVRVFANISAIVEFLPSALASFLAAHPEIEVELEERVSTEIAEAVAENRAELGILSELPAGSKLAAIPFREDELVLLVRPDHPLAARGSAGFGEALDSDFVGLHTDGALHYLMLRAAAETGRPLKLKIQVTSFDAVCAMVAAGLGVGVVPRAAAAAYTASLGLVPVALEDAWSKRRLHICLRSTESLSAASRLLLDHLTGLPS; the protein is encoded by the coding sequence ATGCGTTTCGATCTGAAAGACCTGGAGCTGTTCGTCGCCGCGACAGAGGCCGGCAGCATCGCCAAAGCGGCCGAGCGCTGCCATATCGTGGCCTCCGCCGTCAGCAAGCGGCTGTCCGACCTCGAGGCCGCCTACGGCACGGCGCTCCTGCTGCGCAGCAGCAAGGGCATCGCGCCGACGGCCGCCGGTCTCGCCCTGCTCGGCCGCGCAAGGGCCGTGCTGCATCAGGCCGGCCAACTGGAGCACGAGCTGCGCGGCTATTCGAATGGGCTGCGCGGACGGGTGCGGGTGTTCGCCAACATCTCGGCCATCGTGGAATTCCTGCCTTCGGCGCTCGCCTCGTTTCTCGCCGCCCATCCCGAAATCGAGGTGGAGCTGGAAGAGCGGGTGAGCACCGAAATCGCTGAGGCCGTCGCCGAAAACCGAGCCGAATTGGGAATACTGAGCGAGCTGCCCGCCGGCAGCAAGCTCGCGGCGATACCCTTCCGTGAGGACGAACTGGTGCTGCTGGTCCGACCGGACCATCCGCTGGCGGCACGGGGCAGCGCCGGCTTCGGCGAGGCATTGGATTCGGACTTCGTCGGACTGCACACGGACGGCGCCCTGCACTACTTGATGCTCCGCGCCGCCGCCGAGACCGGACGGCCGCTCAAGCTCAAGATCCAGGTCACCAGCTTCGATGCCGTCTGCGCCATGGTGGCAGCGGGCTTAGGCGTCGGCGTGGTACCGCGGGCCGCCGCCGCGGCCTACACGGCATCGCTCGGGCTGGTGCCGGTCGCGCTGGAAGACGCATGGAGCAAGCGCCGCCTGCACATCTGCCTGCGCTCCACGGAAAGCCTGTCCGCCGCTTCCCGGCTGCTGCTGGACCATCTCACCGGCCTGCCTTCCTGA
- a CDS encoding ceramidase domain-containing protein — protein MRQKERLLLVLAALAVTVALFVPAIPQDPAYHRFADGTARFGIPNFWNVVSNLPFLAVGLAGVLDVYRGRPAILGEFHIAYLIFFAAVALVAPGSAYYHLNPNNATLVWDRLPMTVAFMALFSIVLAEYVSVALGRRLLWPLLVIGVVSVFYWDFTEAQGRGDLRLYGLVQFLPMLLIPPILLLFRSRFGGTAYLWAVLGAYAVAKAAELLDEPIFRIFHPLSGHALKHLLAALGVYIFLAAIRRRSTVSPSPVCRHEKETS, from the coding sequence TTGCGACAAAAAGAGAGACTGCTGCTGGTCCTGGCGGCTTTGGCCGTGACCGTTGCCTTGTTCGTGCCCGCCATTCCGCAGGACCCTGCCTATCACCGGTTCGCGGACGGGACCGCCCGCTTCGGCATTCCCAATTTCTGGAACGTCGTCAGCAATCTGCCGTTCCTCGCGGTCGGCTTGGCCGGGGTGCTGGACGTGTACCGGGGAAGGCCGGCCATCCTGGGGGAATTCCACATCGCCTACCTGATCTTTTTTGCCGCGGTCGCACTGGTGGCACCGGGTTCGGCGTACTACCACCTGAATCCGAACAACGCGACCCTGGTCTGGGACCGGCTGCCCATGACCGTCGCCTTCATGGCCTTGTTTTCCATCGTCCTCGCCGAATACGTGTCGGTTGCTCTGGGGCGGCGCCTGTTGTGGCCGCTGCTGGTGATCGGCGTCGTGTCGGTGTTCTACTGGGATTTCACCGAAGCGCAAGGCCGCGGCGATCTCCGCCTCTACGGTCTGGTCCAGTTTCTGCCGATGCTGCTGATTCCGCCGATCCTCCTCCTGTTCCGGTCGAGGTTCGGCGGCACGGCCTACCTGTGGGCGGTGCTCGGCGCCTATGCCGTCGCCAAGGCCGCGGAACTCCTGGACGAGCCTATATTCCGGATATTCCATCCCTTGAGCGGACACGCCCTCAAGCATCTGCTGGCGGCCTTGGGGGTGTATATTTTCCTGGCCGCCATCCGGCGGCGAAGCACGGTTTCACCGTCCCCCGTCTGCCGTCACGAAAAGGAAACCTCATGA
- a CDS encoding glutathione S-transferase family protein — translation MSLTLVIGNKNYSSWSLRPWLYLKHHGLAFEEVRIPLYREDSKAKILAHSPAGKVPVLIDGDLAVWDSLAILEYLAERFPETAGWPQAPADRARARSLAAEMHSGFLALRTHCGMNCRRPSAVKAVPEAVQQDVARVGQIWRDCRERFAGEGPWLFGRFSIADAMYAPVALRFATYRLEAGPVAAEYVSTVLGHPAMWEWMEAGRAEIEVIPAFED, via the coding sequence ATGAGCCTGACACTGGTCATCGGCAACAAGAACTATTCGTCCTGGTCCCTGCGTCCCTGGCTGTACCTGAAGCACCACGGCCTGGCCTTCGAGGAGGTCCGGATTCCGCTGTACCGGGAAGACTCGAAGGCGAAGATTCTGGCTCATTCCCCGGCGGGGAAGGTGCCGGTGCTGATCGACGGCGATCTCGCGGTGTGGGATTCCCTGGCGATCCTGGAATACTTGGCGGAGCGTTTTCCCGAAACCGCCGGCTGGCCGCAAGCGCCGGCGGACAGGGCGCGTGCCCGTTCGCTCGCGGCGGAAATGCACTCGGGCTTTCTGGCGCTGCGGACGCACTGTGGCATGAATTGCCGCCGGCCTTCCGCCGTCAAGGCGGTGCCGGAGGCCGTGCAGCAGGATGTTGCCCGCGTCGGGCAAATCTGGCGGGATTGCCGGGAGCGGTTCGCCGGCGAGGGTCCGTGGCTGTTCGGCCGCTTCAGCATCGCCGACGCGATGTACGCGCCCGTCGCGCTGCGGTTTGCGACTTACCGGCTCGAGGCCGGTCCGGTAGCGGCCGAGTACGTGAGCACAGTGCTCGGCCATCCGGCGATGTGGGAATGGATGGAAGCCGGTCGGGCCGAGATTGAGGTGATCCCGGCGTTCGAGGACTGA